One window of Fusobacterium polymorphum genomic DNA carries:
- a CDS encoding acyl-CoA dehydratase activase has protein sequence MSIFTMGIDVGSTASKCIILKDGKEIVAKAVISVGTGTSGPARAMKEALEQVGLSSVSELQGAVATGYGRNSLAEVPAQMSELSCHAKGAYFLFPNVHSIIDIGGQDSKALKIGDNGMLENFVMNDKCAAGTGRFLDVIAKVLEVNLEDLEKLDEKSTVDVAISSTCTVFAESEVISQLAKGTKIEDIVKGIHTAIASRVGSLAKRIGIKDDVVMTGGVALNKGMVRALERNLGFKLHTNEYCQLNGAIGAALFAYQKYTMTHQ, from the coding sequence ATGAGTATATTTACTATGGGAATAGATGTTGGATCAACAGCATCTAAATGTATAATTTTAAAAGATGGTAAAGAAATTGTTGCAAAAGCTGTCATATCAGTAGGAACAGGAACTAGTGGACCAGCTAGAGCCATGAAAGAAGCGTTAGAACAAGTTGGATTAAGCTCAGTAAGTGAATTACAAGGAGCAGTTGCAACTGGTTATGGAAGAAATTCATTGGCAGAAGTTCCAGCTCAAATGTCTGAGTTATCTTGTCATGCTAAAGGAGCATATTTTCTATTTCCAAATGTTCACTCAATTATAGATATCGGTGGACAAGATTCAAAAGCATTAAAAATTGGAGACAATGGAATGCTTGAAAATTTTGTTATGAATGATAAATGTGCTGCAGGAACTGGAAGATTTTTAGATGTAATTGCAAAAGTTTTGGAAGTAAATTTAGAAGACTTAGAAAAATTAGATGAAAAATCAACTGTTGATGTAGCTATAAGTTCAACTTGTACTGTATTTGCAGAATCAGAAGTAATTTCACAACTTGCTAAGGGCACAAAGATTGAAGATATAGTAAAAGGAATTCACACTGCCATAGCTAGCCGTGTTGGTAGTTTGGCAAAAAGAATAGGTATAAAAGATGATGTTGTCATGACAGGTGGAGTGGCACTTAATAAGGGTATGGTTAGAGCATTAGAAAGAAATCTAGGTTTTAAATTACATACAAATGAATATTGTCAATTAAATGGGGCAATAGGAGCTGCTTTATTTGCTTATCAAAAATATACAATGACTCATCAATAA
- a CDS encoding 2-hydroxyacyl-CoA dehydratase subunit D translates to MAEIKELLEQFKYYAENPRKQLDKYLAEGKKAVGIFPYYAPEEIVYAGGMVPFGVWGGQGPIEKAKDYFPTFYYSLALRCLEMALDGTLDGLSASLITTLDDTLRPFSQNYKVSAGRKIPMVFLNHGQHRKEEFGKQYNARIFNKAKEELEKICDVKITDENLKKAFKVYNDNRAEKRRFIKLAAKHPQTIKASDRSNVLKSSYFMLKDEHTDLLRILNQQLEALPEEQWDGVRVVTSGVITDNPGLLEVFDQYKVCVVADDVAHESRALKIDIDLSIADPMLALADQFAHMDEDPILYDPDIYKRPKYVLDLVKENNADGCLLFMMNFNDTEEMEYPSLKQAFDAAKVPLIKMGYDQQMVDFGQVKTQLETFNELVQLTRW, encoded by the coding sequence ATGGCTGAAATTAAGGAATTGTTAGAACAATTTAAGTACTATGCAGAAAATCCTAGAAAGCAACTAGATAAATACCTTGCTGAAGGTAAAAAAGCTGTAGGAATATTCCCTTATTATGCACCAGAAGAAATAGTTTATGCAGGTGGAATGGTTCCATTTGGTGTATGGGGAGGACAAGGACCTATTGAAAAAGCAAAGGATTATTTCCCTACTTTCTACTACTCATTGGCTTTAAGATGTTTAGAAATGGCTTTAGATGGTACTTTAGATGGATTATCTGCTTCATTAATTACTACATTAGACGATACATTAAGACCATTTTCTCAAAACTATAAAGTAAGTGCTGGAAGAAAAATACCTATGGTATTCTTAAACCATGGACAACATAGAAAAGAAGAATTTGGTAAACAATATAATGCAAGAATATTCAATAAAGCAAAAGAAGAATTAGAAAAAATCTGTGATGTAAAAATTACTGATGAAAATTTAAAAAAGGCATTCAAGGTTTATAATGACAACAGAGCAGAAAAAAGAAGATTTATAAAACTTGCTGCTAAACATCCACAAACTATAAAAGCATCTGATAGATCTAATGTTTTAAAAAGTTCATACTTTATGTTAAAAGATGAACATACAGATTTATTAAGAATATTAAATCAACAATTAGAAGCTTTACCAGAAGAACAATGGGATGGAGTAAGAGTTGTTACAAGTGGAGTTATCACAGATAACCCAGGGCTTTTAGAAGTATTTGATCAATATAAAGTATGTGTAGTTGCAGATGATGTAGCTCATGAATCAAGAGCATTAAAAATTGATATAGACTTATCAATAGCTGACCCAATGTTAGCTCTTGCTGATCAATTTGCCCATATGGATGAAGATCCTATACTTTATGATCCTGATATCTATAAAAGACCTAAATATGTATTGGACTTAGTAAAAGAAAATAATGCAGATGGTTGCCTACTATTTATGATGAACTTTAATGATACTGAAGAAATGGAATATCCATCATTAAAACAAGCATTTGATGCTGCAAAAGTTCCATTAATTAAAATGGGATATGATCAACAAATGGTGGATTTTGGACAAGTTAAAACACAACTTGAAACATTTAATGAATTAGTACAATTAACTAGATGGTAG
- the gctA gene encoding glutaconate CoA-transferase subunit A: MSKVMSLHDAIAKYVESGDSLCFGGFTTNRKPYAAVYEIIRQGQTDFIGYSGPAGGDWDMLIGCGRIKAFINCYIANSGYTNVCRRFRDAVEKKHNLLLEDYSQDVIMLMLHASSLGLPYLPVKLMEGSDLEYKWGISAEIRKTIPKLPDKKLERIPNPFKEGEDVIAVPVPRLDTAIISVQKASINGTCSIEGDEFHDIDIAIAARKVIVIAEEIVTEEEIRRDPSKNSIPEFCVDAVVHAPCGCHPSQLYNYYDYDPAFYKMYDSVTKTDEDFEKFIQEWVIDVKDHEGYLAKLGLPRVSKLRVVPGFQYAAKLVKDGE, encoded by the coding sequence GTGAGCAAAGTAATGTCTTTACATGATGCAATAGCAAAATATGTTGAATCTGGCGATAGCTTATGTTTTGGAGGATTCACAACAAACAGAAAGCCTTATGCGGCTGTTTATGAAATTATTAGACAAGGACAAACAGATTTTATAGGATATTCTGGTCCAGCAGGTGGAGATTGGGATATGTTAATAGGATGTGGAAGAATAAAAGCTTTCATAAACTGTTATATAGCTAACTCAGGATATACTAATGTTTGTAGAAGATTCAGAGATGCAGTAGAAAAGAAACATAATTTATTATTAGAAGATTATTCTCAAGATGTTATTATGTTAATGTTACATGCTTCTTCATTAGGTTTACCATATTTACCAGTAAAATTAATGGAAGGTAGTGACTTAGAATACAAATGGGGAATAAGTGCAGAAATCAGAAAGACAATTCCTAAATTGCCTGACAAGAAATTAGAAAGAATACCTAATCCTTTTAAAGAAGGAGAAGATGTAATAGCAGTTCCAGTTCCAAGACTAGATACAGCTATAATTTCTGTTCAAAAAGCTTCTATTAATGGAACTTGCTCAATAGAAGGAGATGAATTCCATGATATAGATATAGCTATTGCTGCAAGAAAAGTTATAGTTATAGCAGAAGAAATTGTAACAGAAGAAGAAATAAGAAGAGATCCTTCTAAAAACTCAATACCTGAATTTTGTGTAGATGCAGTAGTTCATGCACCTTGTGGATGTCACCCATCTCAATTATATAACTATTATGATTATGACCCAGCTTTCTATAAAATGTATGACTCTGTAACTAAAACAGATGAAGATTTTGAAAAATTCATACAAGAATGGGTTATAGATGTTAAGGATCATGAAGGATACTTAGCTAAATTAGGTTTACCAAGAGTAAGCAAATTAAGAGTAGTACCAGGATTCCAATATGCTGCAAAATTAGTTAAGGATGGTGAATAA
- a CDS encoding sodium/glutamate symporter: protein MEEIRVLKITMFETLMLAVLAIYFGDFLRKKIPVLVKYCLPASVVGGTVFALISLGLYEANIVQLEFDYKSVNQLFYCIFFAASGAAASMALLKKGGKLVVIFAILAAVLAACQNALALAVGHLFDVNPLISMMTGSIPMTGGHGNAAAFAPIAVDAGASAAMEVAIASATFGLISGCIVGGPLGNFIIKRHKLEDPMLDGKEEKAEMSGEESTGILMGKNQIINAVFLMCIAIGFGQILTVALKSINIDLPIHVSCMFGGILIRLFYDRKQGNHDVLYEAIDSVGEFSLGLFVSMSIITMKLWELSGLGIALVALLMAQVVFILFFCYFLTFKLLGGNYDAAVMAVGHTGFGLGAVPVSMTTMQAVCKKYRYSKLAFFVVPVIGGFISNLTNAVIITQFLNYAKHLVGVA, encoded by the coding sequence ATGGAAGAAATAAGAGTATTAAAAATAACAATGTTTGAAACATTAATGTTAGCAGTTTTGGCAATTTATTTTGGAGATTTTTTAAGAAAAAAAATACCTGTATTAGTAAAATATTGTTTACCAGCATCAGTTGTTGGAGGAACTGTATTTGCTCTAATATCATTAGGACTATATGAAGCTAATATAGTACAATTAGAATTTGATTATAAGTCAGTGAACCAATTATTCTATTGTATATTCTTTGCAGCAAGTGGAGCAGCAGCAAGTATGGCACTTTTGAAAAAAGGTGGAAAATTGGTTGTGATATTTGCTATATTAGCAGCAGTTTTAGCAGCTTGTCAAAATGCTTTGGCATTAGCAGTAGGGCATCTATTTGATGTAAATCCATTAATTTCTATGATGACTGGAAGTATACCTATGACTGGTGGACATGGAAATGCAGCAGCATTTGCACCAATAGCAGTTGATGCAGGAGCATCAGCAGCCATGGAAGTTGCAATAGCATCAGCTACATTTGGTTTAATATCTGGTTGTATAGTTGGAGGACCATTAGGAAACTTTATTATTAAAAGACATAAACTTGAAGATCCTATGTTAGATGGAAAAGAAGAAAAAGCAGAAATGTCAGGAGAAGAATCTACTGGTATTTTAATGGGTAAAAACCAAATAATAAATGCAGTTTTCTTAATGTGTATAGCTATTGGATTTGGACAAATTTTAACAGTAGCTTTAAAATCTATAAATATTGATTTACCTATACATGTTAGTTGTATGTTTGGTGGAATATTAATAAGACTTTTCTATGATAGAAAACAAGGTAACCATGATGTTTTATATGAAGCAATAGATTCTGTTGGAGAATTCTCATTAGGATTATTTGTTTCTATGTCAATTATAACTATGAAATTATGGGAATTATCAGGATTAGGAATAGCATTAGTAGCTCTATTAATGGCTCAAGTTGTATTTATACTATTCTTCTGTTATTTCTTAACATTCAAATTATTAGGTGGAAACTATGATGCAGCAGTTATGGCAGTAGGACATACAGGATTTGGACTAGGAGCAGTTCCAGTATCTATGACTACAATGCAAGCTGTTTGTAAAAAATATAGATATTCTAAGTTAGCATTCTTTGTAGTTCCAGTAATTGGAGGATTTATTAGTAACCTTACAAACGCAGTAATAATAACTCAATTCTTGAACTATGCTAAACATTTAGTTGGAGTTGCATAA
- a CDS encoding 2-hydroxyacyl-CoA dehydratase subunit D, with protein MAGKMEKLPNKKPRPIEGHKPAAAILRGVVDKVYANAWEAKKRGELVGWSSSKFPIELAKAFDLNVVYPENHAASAAAKKDGLRLCQAAEDMGYDNDICGYARISLAYAAGEPTDARRMPQPDFLLCCNNICNMMTKWYENIARMHNIPLIMIDIPFSNTVDTPEEKVDYLIGQFDHAIKQLEELTGKKFDEKKFEDACARANRTAAAWLKACKYMGYKPSPLSGFDLFNHMADIVAARCDEEAAIGFELLADEFEQSIKEGTSTWEYPEEHRILFEGIPCWPGLKPLFEPLKDNGVNVTAVVYAPAFGFRYHNIREMAAAYCKAPCSVCIETGVEWRETMAKENGISGALVNYNRSCKPWSGAMPEIERRWKEDLGIPVVHFDGDQADERNFSTEQYNTRVQGLVEIMQERKEEKLAKGEEVYTNFENTKETDWSKPTLKH; from the coding sequence ATGGCTGGAAAAATGGAAAAATTACCTAATAAAAAACCTAGACCAATAGAAGGGCACAAACCTGCTGCTGCAATACTAAGAGGAGTTGTTGATAAGGTGTATGCAAATGCATGGGAAGCAAAGAAAAGAGGAGAATTAGTTGGTTGGAGTTCATCTAAATTCCCTATTGAATTAGCAAAGGCTTTTGACTTAAATGTTGTATATCCTGAAAACCATGCTGCATCAGCAGCAGCTAAAAAAGATGGACTAAGACTTTGTCAAGCTGCTGAGGATATGGGATATGATAATGATATTTGTGGATATGCAAGAATCAGTTTAGCTTATGCTGCAGGAGAACCAACAGATGCAAGAAGAATGCCTCAACCAGACTTCTTACTATGTTGTAATAATATCTGTAACATGATGACTAAATGGTATGAAAATATAGCAAGAATGCACAATATACCATTAATAATGATAGATATACCATTCTCTAATACAGTAGATACACCAGAAGAAAAGGTTGACTATTTAATAGGACAATTTGATCATGCTATAAAACAATTAGAAGAATTAACAGGAAAGAAATTTGATGAAAAGAAATTTGAAGATGCTTGTGCAAGAGCAAACAGAACAGCAGCAGCTTGGTTAAAAGCATGTAAATATATGGGATATAAACCATCTCCATTAAGTGGATTTGACTTATTCAACCACATGGCAGATATAGTTGCAGCAAGATGTGATGAAGAAGCAGCTATTGGGTTTGAATTACTTGCAGATGAATTTGAACAATCTATAAAAGAAGGAACATCTACTTGGGAATATCCAGAAGAACATAGAATCCTATTTGAAGGAATCCCTTGTTGGCCAGGATTAAAACCATTATTTGAACCTTTAAAAGACAATGGAGTAAATGTTACAGCAGTTGTTTATGCACCAGCATTTGGATTTAGATATCATAATATAAGAGAAATGGCAGCAGCATATTGTAAAGCACCTTGTTCTGTATGTATAGAAACTGGTGTTGAATGGAGAGAAACTATGGCTAAAGAAAATGGTATAAGTGGAGCACTTGTAAACTATAACCGTAGTTGTAAACCATGGAGTGGTGCAATGCCAGAAATAGAAAGAAGATGGAAAGAAGATTTAGGAATTCCAGTTGTTCACTTTGATGGAGACCAAGCTGATGAAAGAAACTTCTCAACTGAACAATATAATACAAGAGTACAAGGACTTGTTGAAATAATGCAAGAAAGAAAAGAAGAAAAATTAGCTAAAGGTGAAGAAGTTTATACAAACTTTGAAAATACAAAAGAAACTGACTGGTCTAAACCAACTTTAAAACATTAA
- a CDS encoding leucine-rich repeat domain-containing protein, with translation MDQNIWEYDDFIFKGDELKGMTQKGKDKVKLEAKTDLVIPELTPDGLPLKKIADNAFYRRGLTSVVIPNTVESIGYDAFGVCKLKEVKLPEALVNIEGFAFYRNKLTKVEFGSKVKRLEPSSFAMNELTEITFPETLEYIGASAFFKNSLETVSFPKSVTKIDMYAFRKNNIHKVEVANSVDLHKFAFETFTTVERF, from the coding sequence ATGGATCAAAATATATGGGAATATGATGATTTTATTTTTAAAGGTGATGAACTAAAAGGAATGACACAAAAAGGTAAGGACAAGGTAAAACTTGAAGCTAAAACTGATTTAGTAATTCCTGAACTAACTCCTGATGGATTACCTTTAAAAAAGATAGCTGATAATGCTTTTTATAGAAGAGGATTAACATCAGTAGTGATACCTAATACAGTAGAAAGCATAGGTTATGATGCTTTTGGAGTTTGTAAGTTAAAAGAAGTTAAATTACCAGAAGCATTAGTAAATATTGAAGGATTTGCTTTTTATAGAAACAAATTAACTAAGGTTGAATTTGGAAGTAAAGTAAAAAGATTAGAACCAAGCTCATTTGCAATGAATGAACTTACAGAAATTACTTTCCCTGAAACTTTAGAATATATAGGAGCATCTGCTTTCTTTAAAAATTCTTTAGAAACAGTTAGTTTTCCAAAATCTGTGACTAAAATAGATATGTATGCTTTTAGAAAGAATAATATTCATAAGGTAGAAGTTGCAAATTCTGTTGATTTACATAAATTTGCTTTTGAAACTTTTACAACTGTTGAAAGATTTTAG
- a CDS encoding acyl-CoA carboxylase subunit beta: MNYSMPKYFQNMPQVGNSLANIDEANENAVREIEAAIADSIAAMQDAGTPDEKIHDKDQMTALERIAELVDEGTWYPLNTLYNPEDFETGTGIVKGLGRIGGKWAVVVASDNKKIVGAWVPGQADNLLRASDTAKCLGIPLVYVLNCSGVKLDEQEKVYANRRGGGTPFFRNAELQQLGIPVIVGIYGTNPAGGGYHSISPTILIAHKDANMAVGGAGIVGGMNPKGYIDMEGAIQIAEATMAAKQVEVPGTIHVHYDKTGFFREVYDDEIGVIDGIKKYMDYLPAYDLEFFRVDEPTEPALDPNDLYSIIPMNQKKIYNIYDVIGRLFDNSEFSEYKKGYGPEVVTGLAKVDGLLVGVVANAQGLLMNYPEYREKAVGIGGKLYRQGLIKMSEFVTLCSRDRLPIVWLQDTSGIDVGNPAEEAELLGLGQSLIYSIENSHVPQIEITIRKGSAAAHYVLGGPQGNNTNAFSLGTAATEVYVMNGETAASAMYSRRLAKDYKAGKDLQPTIDKMNQLINEYTAKSRPAYCAKTGMVDEIVPLYDLRGYISAFANAVYQNPKSICAFHQMILPRAIREFETYTKK, encoded by the coding sequence ATGAATTATTCAATGCCTAAATATTTTCAAAATATGCCACAAGTAGGAAACTCATTGGCTAACATTGATGAAGCTAATGAAAATGCAGTAAGAGAAATTGAAGCAGCAATTGCTGATAGTATTGCAGCAATGCAAGATGCAGGAACTCCTGATGAAAAAATTCATGATAAAGATCAAATGACTGCATTAGAAAGAATAGCAGAATTAGTAGATGAAGGAACTTGGTATCCTTTAAATACTCTATACAATCCTGAAGACTTTGAAACTGGAACAGGTATAGTTAAAGGACTAGGAAGAATTGGTGGAAAATGGGCAGTAGTTGTAGCATCTGATAATAAGAAAATAGTTGGAGCTTGGGTTCCAGGACAAGCTGATAACTTATTAAGAGCATCAGATACAGCTAAATGCTTAGGAATTCCATTAGTTTATGTATTAAATTGTAGTGGAGTTAAACTTGATGAACAAGAAAAAGTTTATGCAAATAGAAGAGGAGGAGGAACTCCATTCTTCCGTAATGCAGAATTACAACAATTAGGAATTCCAGTAATAGTTGGAATCTATGGAACTAACCCAGCAGGTGGAGGATACCATAGTATCAGCCCTACAATATTAATAGCTCATAAAGATGCTAATATGGCAGTTGGAGGAGCAGGAATTGTTGGAGGAATGAATCCAAAAGGATATATTGATATGGAAGGAGCTATCCAAATAGCAGAAGCTACAATGGCAGCTAAACAAGTTGAAGTTCCAGGAACTATTCATGTTCACTATGATAAAACTGGTTTCTTTAGAGAAGTTTATGATGATGAAATTGGTGTAATAGATGGAATTAAAAAATATATGGATTACCTACCAGCTTATGATTTAGAATTTTTCAGAGTTGATGAACCAACTGAACCAGCTCTTGATCCTAATGATTTATATTCAATAATTCCAATGAATCAAAAGAAAATCTATAATATCTATGATGTAATTGGACGTTTATTTGATAACAGTGAATTCTCTGAATATAAAAAAGGATATGGACCAGAAGTTGTAACAGGACTTGCAAAAGTTGATGGATTATTGGTAGGAGTTGTTGCAAATGCACAAGGACTATTAATGAATTATCCTGAATATAGAGAAAAAGCAGTTGGAATTGGGGGTAAACTATATCGTCAAGGACTTATTAAAATGAGTGAATTCGTAACTCTTTGTTCAAGAGATAGATTACCAATAGTTTGGTTACAAGATACAAGTGGTATAGATGTAGGAAATCCTGCTGAAGAAGCTGAATTATTAGGATTAGGACAATCTCTAATCTATTCAATAGAAAATTCACATGTACCTCAAATAGAAATTACTATTAGAAAAGGTTCAGCAGCAGCTCACTATGTATTAGGTGGACCACAAGGTAATAATACAAATGCTTTCTCATTGGGAACAGCAGCAACAGAAGTATATGTTATGAATGGGGAAACAGCAGCTTCTGCAATGTATTCAAGAAGACTTGCAAAAGATTATAAAGCTGGAAAAGATTTACAACCAACAATAGATAAAATGAATCAATTGATAAATGAATACACAGCTAAATCAAGACCAGCATACTGTGCAAAAACAGGTATGGTTGATGAAATAGTACCTTTATATGATTTAAGAGGATATATTTCTGCATTTGCTAATGCAGTATATCAAAATCCAAAATCAATTTGTGCGTTCCATCAAATGATTTTACCAAGAGCAATAAGAGAATTTGAAACTTATACAAAAAAATAA
- the gctB gene encoding glutaconate CoA-transferase subunit B — translation MAKNYKNYTNKEMQAITIAKEIKDGQIVIVGTGLPLIGATVAKNKFAPNCKLIVESGLMDCSPIEVPRSVGDLRLMGHCAVQWPNVRFIGFETNEYLNGNDRMIAFIGGAQINPYGDLNSTIIGDDYVKPKTRFTGSGGANGIATYSNTVIMMQHEKRRFIDKIDYVTSVGWAGGPGGREKLGLPGNRGPLAVVTDKGILRFDEKTKRMYLAGYYPGVTIEDIVENTGFELDTSRAVQLEAPSEEIIKMIREDIDPGQAFIKVPVEE, via the coding sequence ATGGCAAAGAATTATAAAAACTACACAAATAAAGAAATGCAAGCTATTACCATTGCTAAAGAAATAAAAGATGGACAAATAGTTATAGTAGGAACAGGATTACCTTTAATAGGAGCAACTGTTGCTAAAAATAAATTTGCACCTAATTGTAAACTAATAGTTGAAAGTGGACTAATGGATTGTAGCCCAATAGAAGTTCCAAGAAGTGTTGGAGATTTAAGACTTATGGGACATTGTGCTGTTCAATGGCCAAATGTAAGATTCATAGGATTTGAAACTAATGAATACTTAAATGGAAATGACAGAATGATAGCTTTCATAGGAGGAGCTCAAATAAACCCTTATGGAGATTTAAACTCTACTATCATTGGTGATGACTATGTAAAACCAAAAACAAGATTTACAGGAAGTGGAGGAGCTAATGGTATAGCTACTTATTCAAATACTGTAATAATGATGCAACATGAAAAAAGAAGATTTATAGATAAAATTGACTATGTAACAAGTGTTGGATGGGCAGGAGGACCAGGAGGAAGAGAAAAGTTAGGACTACCTGGAAATAGAGGACCACTTGCTGTTGTTACAGATAAAGGAATCTTAAGATTTGATGAAAAAACTAAGAGAATGTACTTAGCTGGATACTATCCAGGTGTTACAATAGAAGATATAGTTGAAAACACTGGATTTGAATTAGATACTTCAAGAGCTGTCCAATTAGAAGCTCCAAGTGAAGAAATTATTAAAATGATAAGAGAGGATATAGATCCAGGACAAGCATTTATAAAAGTTCCAGTAGAAGAATAA
- a CDS encoding sodium ion-translocating decarboxylase subunit beta: MNFFNVIAELLEASGFAALTWQNIAMILVSFVLFYLAIVKKFEPLLLLPISFGMFLVNLPLAGLMDEGGVIHIMSYGVKSNLFPCLVFMGVGAMTDFSPLIANPISLLLGAAAQLGIYVAFIFATQIGFTPAEAAAIGIIGGADGPTSIYIANNLAPHLLAPIAVAAYSYMALIPLIQPPIMKALTTKKERAVKMGQLRKVSKTEKIVFPIAVVLFCSLLLPSVAPLLGLLMLGNLFRESGVVQRLSDTAQNALINIITIMLGLSVGAKADGATFLDISTIKIILMGLAAFCFSTVGGVLLGKLLYVITGGKINPLIGSAGVSAVPMAARVSQTVGAKENPTNFLLMHAMGPNVAGVIGSAVAAGFFMMIFKGTM; the protein is encoded by the coding sequence ATGAATTTTTTTAATGTAATAGCAGAACTATTAGAGGCGTCAGGTTTTGCAGCTCTTACTTGGCAGAATATTGCAATGATACTTGTATCATTTGTTTTATTCTATCTAGCAATAGTTAAAAAATTTGAACCATTATTATTACTACCTATATCTTTTGGAATGTTCTTGGTAAATTTACCATTAGCAGGACTTATGGATGAAGGTGGAGTTATACATATAATGTCTTATGGAGTGAAAAGTAACTTATTCCCTTGTTTGGTATTTATGGGAGTTGGAGCTATGACAGACTTTTCTCCATTGATAGCTAACCCTATTAGTTTATTATTAGGGGCAGCAGCACAATTAGGAATATATGTAGCATTCATATTTGCAACTCAAATAGGATTTACACCAGCTGAAGCAGCAGCTATTGGAATCATTGGGGGAGCAGATGGACCTACATCTATATATATAGCAAATAACTTGGCACCACATTTACTAGCTCCAATAGCAGTTGCAGCTTATTCATATATGGCATTGATACCATTAATTCAACCACCTATTATGAAAGCTTTAACTACTAAAAAAGAAAGAGCAGTAAAAATGGGACAATTAAGAAAAGTATCTAAAACAGAAAAAATAGTTTTCCCAATAGCAGTTGTTTTATTCTGTTCATTACTTTTACCATCAGTTGCTCCATTACTTGGACTATTGATGTTAGGAAACTTATTTAGAGAATCTGGAGTTGTTCAAAGATTATCTGATACAGCACAGAATGCTTTGATTAATATAATAACAATTATGTTAGGATTAAGTGTTGGAGCAAAAGCAGATGGAGCAACTTTCTTAGATATAAGTACAATAAAGATTATATTAATGGGACTTGCAGCTTTCTGTTTCTCAACAGTAGGTGGAGTTCTATTAGGAAAATTACTTTATGTAATAACTGGTGGAAAAATAAATCCACTTATAGGTTCAGCTGGAGTTTCAGCAGTTCCTATGGCAGCTCGTGTTTCTCAAACAGTTGGAGCTAAAGAAAATCCTACAAACTTCCTATTAATGCATGCAATGGGACCAAATGTTGCAGGAGTTATAGGTTCAGCAGTTGCAGCAGGATTCTTTATGATGATATTTAAAGGAACAATGTAA